One Orrella dioscoreae genomic window carries:
- a CDS encoding amino acid ABC transporter permease yields MPAWLQLMADSFWPLLQAGLEFTVPLSLLSFAAGLALAFLVALIRLFGPWPLVQLVRFYVWLIRGTPLLVQLFVIFYGLPSVGIVLDPLPAALIGFTLNVGAYNSEVIRAAIESIPKGQWEAAYSLSMSRGQAMRRTVLPQAARVAVPPLANSFISLVKDTSLAAVLTVPEIFQQAQRIAAVTYEPLVLYVLAALIYLLFSSVLSAAQTRLERRYGQHATFAGKLR; encoded by the coding sequence CTGCAGCTGATGGCAGATTCCTTCTGGCCATTGCTGCAGGCAGGACTGGAATTCACCGTTCCTCTTTCCCTCCTGTCCTTCGCCGCCGGACTGGCCCTGGCCTTCTTGGTCGCGCTGATCCGGCTGTTCGGCCCCTGGCCACTGGTCCAGCTGGTGCGCTTCTACGTCTGGCTGATCCGCGGCACGCCGCTGCTGGTGCAGCTCTTCGTGATTTTCTACGGTCTGCCCAGCGTGGGCATCGTGCTGGATCCGCTACCCGCCGCGCTGATCGGCTTCACGCTGAACGTGGGCGCCTACAACTCGGAAGTGATCCGGGCGGCCATCGAATCCATCCCCAAGGGCCAGTGGGAAGCCGCCTATTCGCTCAGCATGTCACGCGGCCAGGCCATGCGGCGCACGGTGCTGCCGCAGGCCGCGCGCGTGGCCGTGCCGCCGTTGGCCAACTCCTTCATCTCGCTGGTCAAGGACACCTCGCTGGCTGCGGTGCTGACCGTGCCCGAAATCTTCCAGCAGGCCCAGCGCATCGCGGCCGTCACCTATGAACCGCTGGTGCTGTATGTCCTGGCGGCGCTGATCTACCTGCTGTTCAGTTCGGTGCTGTCGGCCGCGCAGACACGGCTGGAGCGGCGCTACGGCCAGCACGCCACCTTCGCCGGGAAGTTGCGATGA